The following are encoded in a window of Pagrus major chromosome 14, Pma_NU_1.0 genomic DNA:
- the parp11 gene encoding protein mono-ADP-ribosyltransferase PARP11: MWHNEEMEDMDTSDYPWCWYYLADCGRWHRFEDDPDNPLSSKDIENYYHRNSKAVLNTSTANCHCNIDFSAMLQTDIKTGRQRRIQRSFNVDRSCSCFSAAPVFWEKVDPALPYQLIPLSELSPEYNCVASYVKKDGLLDRPIVSISRIQNLDLWEIYCSKKKQLLRIQGIKEIEERRLFHGTENQNVDSICKFNFDLRLAGQHAHVFGKGIYFAKHATLANKYSKRSTDPLPLYGGETQGGNGEYKIIFVARVMVGKSTAGQQHFKKPDDGSRENTHFSCVDDINHPNIFVIFDPNQIYPEYLIQYR; this comes from the exons ATGTGGCACAATGAAGAAATGGAAGACATGGACACATCAGACTACCCATGGTGTTGGTATTACCTGGCAGACTGTGGAAGGTGGCACCGATTTGAG GACGACCCAGATAACCCGCTCAGCAGTAAGGATATTGAAAACTACTACCACAGAAACTCAAAAGCAGTTTTAAATACATCAACAGCAAACTGTCACTGCAACATAGACTTCTCAG CAATGTTACAGACTGACATCAAGACAGGAAGGCAAAGAAGAATCCAACGGAGCTTTAACGTTGACAGAAG CTGTTCCTGCTTCAGTGCTGCTCCTGTCTTCTGGGAGAAGGTTGATCCCGCTCTTCCGTATCAG TTAATCCCTCTGAGTGAACTCTCCCCTGAATATAACTGTGTGGCAAGTTATGTGAAGAAGGACGGGCTGCTGGACCGACCCATCGTATCGATCAGCAGGATACAGAATCTGGACCTGTGGGAAATCTATTGCAG TAAAAAGAAACAGCTCCTGAGAATTCAAGGCATCAAAGAAATTGAGGAGAGGCGACTCTTTCATGGGACTGAAAACCAAAATGTCGACAGCATTTGCAAGTTTAACTTTGATTTACGGTTAGCTGGACAACATGCACACGTATTCGGCAAAG gaatATATTTTGCGAAACATGCAACACTTGCGAACAAATACAGCAAGCGCAGCACGGATCCTTTGCCTCTGTATGGCGGAGAAACACAAGGGGGAAACGGtgaatacaaaataatatttgtgGCACGGGTGATGGTCGGAAAATCAACCGCTGgacaacaacatttcaaaaaacCTGATGATGGAAGTCGTGAAAACACTCACTTCAGCTGTGTGGATGATATCAACCATCccaatatttttgttatttttgatccAAATCAAATATATCCAGAGTATTTGATCCAGTACAGATGA